From a region of the Paenibacillus lutimineralis genome:
- a CDS encoding AAA family ATPase, producing the protein MSKAGFPSLKKAFYNHKLCIFMEKPNITDKYIKGVLIEPGDQGYLKGKNEQNTFIVDFSNDLNCIIGGRGTGKSTILNILEVIFTLESHSYDNLRFLCKNEYIIVNFVCIEYLLKFIPQVKNMVIMSVRIFLKIEHLKR; encoded by the coding sequence ATGAGTAAGGCAGGATTTCCTTCATTAAAAAAAGCGTTTTATAATCACAAACTTTGTATTTTTATGGAAAAACCTAATATAACTGATAAATATATAAAAGGAGTATTAATTGAACCGGGAGACCAAGGATATTTAAAGGGTAAAAACGAACAAAATACTTTTATAGTTGATTTTTCTAACGATTTGAATTGCATTATAGGGGGGAGAGGTACAGGAAAAAGTACTATATTAAATATATTAGAAGTTATCTTCACATTAGAATCTCATTCCTATGATAATTTGAGATTTTTATGTAAAAATGAATATATTATAGTGAATTTTGTTTGTATAGAATATTTGTTGAAATTTATACCACAAGTAAAAAACATGGTAATTATGAGCGTGAGGATTTTTTTGAAGATAGAGCATTTAAAGAGGTAA